One Melitaea cinxia chromosome 20, ilMelCinx1.1, whole genome shotgun sequence DNA segment encodes these proteins:
- the LOC123663599 gene encoding uncharacterized protein LOC123663599: protein MYYLWSKEDPWTGANVFLKKFPLDPDRFQDITNSENVQWNENILSKNAEYSFLPLPSTSQPPQGLTFEKTLDSTLTEREKILLSHLTQTKLSLKCLAVEMRTPVVYVSGYLAAKLLDRTKYQKCHSLKVDKPVDDLNNYISFKEWWKDSSSLCFPSKPLCHFVNKSQIHFKAIISQDLQIKNIKQ from the exons atgtactatttgtggtcTAAAGAGGACCCCTGGACTGGAGCCAATGTATTTTTGAAGAAGTTTCCACTTGATCCAGATCG ttttcaagatataacaaattcagagaatgtgcaatggaatgaaaatattttatctaaaa ATGCTGAATACAGCTTTCTCCCTTTGCCCTCTACTTCGCAGCCACCACAAGGACTTACTTTTGAAAAAACACTAG attcTACATTAACTGAACGTGAGAAGATCCTGCTGAGTCATTTGACTCAAACTAAATTAAGCTTAAAGTGTTTGGCAGTGGAAATGCGAACT CCAGTAGTATATGTTAGTGGTTATTTAGCTGcaaaattattagatagaacGAAATATCAGAAATGTCATTCGTTAAAAGTTGATAAACCAGTAGACGacttaaacaattatattagttttaaagaatGGTGGAAAGATTCGAGCTCATTGTGCTTTCCTTCTAAACCTTTATGTCATTTTGTAAACAAGAGCCAAATTCATTTCAAAGCTATTATATCTCAggacttacaaattaaaaatataaagcagtaG